One genomic segment of Oncorhynchus mykiss isolate Arlee chromosome 10, USDA_OmykA_1.1, whole genome shotgun sequence includes these proteins:
- the LOC110530284 gene encoding protein NLRC3-like — MSLSGEREETTASKMSLSGEREENTASKMTQDTSSKSVQKPRAESPTTSLLSMKSDQPPAFSQEPLPDDNKEVESLDSEDVLKITHNLLDRRSQTLLTVQQDIKAKLKYKYQHISEGIGHHGNQSLFKDIYTELYITEGGSGGLNNEHEVRQIEMASKKQTTQETPIKCNDIFKPLPGQDKPIRTVLTKGIAGIGKTVSVQKVILDWAEGKANQDVHFMFPLPFRDLNLKKDQYSLMQLLSHYFPELKEIDSIEDGETKTVFIFDGLDECRLPLDFKNNEKCCDVTKPTSVDVLLTNLIERNLLPCALLWITSRPAAANQIPTECVDQVTEVRGFNDPQKEEYFRKKITDQNLANEIIKHMKTSRSLYIMCHMPVFCWISATVLEMILNEAEKDEVPKTLTQMYSHFILIQIIVKNRKYNKATETNPKELSQSDKEMILKLAKLSFQQLQKGNLIFYEEDLRECGLDVTEASEYSAMCTEIFKEESGLYQDKVYSFVHLSIQEFLAAVHALESCLDKKESVFSPTSDDEKNESIQLSDLHRRAVDQALKSENGHLDLFLRFLLGLSLESNQNLLRGLLTQTGSTTQTNEETVKRTVRYLSDNIKEESSPERIINLFHCLNELGANSLVEDMQTSLRSGTLSETRLKPDQCSALAYLLLMSEEVLEELDLKTYNTTKEGYQRLLPVVKTCKRAL; from the exons atgagtctctctggggagagagaagagaccactgcctctaaaatgagtctctctggggagagagaggagaacactgCCTCTAAAATGACTCAAGACACCAGTTCTAAGAG TGTCCAGAAGCCCAGAGCAGAGTCCCCTACAACCAGCCTGCTATCAATGAAGAGTGATCAGCCACCTGCTTTCAGCCAGGAACCATTGCCAGATGACAATAAGGAAGTGGAGAGTTTGGACAGTGAGGATGTATTAAAGATCACACACAACCTCCTGGACAGAAGAA GTCAAACTCTGCTGACAGTCCAACAAGACATTAAGGCTAAACTGAAATACAAGTATCAACACATATCTGAAGGAATTGGACACCATGGAAACCAAAGTCTGTTCAAAGACATCTACACAGAGCTCTATATCACAGAGGGTGGAAGTGGAGGGctcaataatgaacatgaggttAGACAGATAGAGATGGCATCCAAGAAACAAACCACACAAGAGACACCAATCAAATGCAACGACATCTTCAAGCCTTTACCTGGACAAGACAAACCAATCAGAACTGTGCTGACCAAAGGAAtcgctggcattggaaaaacagtctctgtgcagaagGTCATCCTTGACTGGGCAGAGGGAAAAGCAAATCAGGACGTTCATTTCATGTTTCCTCTTCCTTTCCGTGATCTGAACCTGAAAAAGGACCAATACAGTCTGATGCAACTTCTTTCCCACTACTTCCCAGAGCTGAAAGAGATTGACAGCATTGAAGATGGTGAAACTAAAACTGTTTTCATttttgatggtctggatgagtgtCGACTTCCTCTAGACTTCAAAAACAATGAGAAGTGCTGTGATGTCACGAAGCCAACCTCAGTGGACGTGTTGCTGACAAACCTCATCGAGAGGAATCTGCTTCCCTGTGCTCTCCTCTGGATAACCTCACGGCCGGCAGCAGCCAATCAGATCCCTACTGAgtgtgttgaccaggtgacagaggtacgagggttcaatgaTCCACAGAAGGAGGAGTATTTCAGGAAGAAAATCACAGATCAGAATCTGGCCAATGAAATCATCAAGCACATGAAGACATCAAGGAGCCTCTACATCATGTGCCACATGCCAGTCTTCTGTTGGATATCAGCCACTGTCCTTGAGATGATACTGAACGAGGCAGAGAAGGATGAAGTCCCCAAAACTCTGACCCAGATGTACTCACACTTCATTCTCATCCAAATCATTGTGAAGAACAGGAAGTACAACAAAGCCACAGAGACAAACCCAAAGGAACTGTCTCAGTCAGACAAAGAGATGATCCTGAAACTGGCAAAACTGTCTTTCCAACAGCTGCAGAAGGGCAACCTGATCTTCTATGAGGAGGACCTGAGAGAGTGTGGCCTTGATGTCACAGAGGCGTCAGAGTACTCAGCAATGTGTACAGAGATCTTTAAAGAAGAATCTGGGCTGTACCAAGACAAGGTCTACAGCTTTGTGcatctgagcattcaggagtttctAGCAGCAGTGCATGCTTTAGAATCATGTCTAGACAAGAAGGAAAGTGTTTTCTCCCCCACGAGTGATGATGAAAAGAATGAGTCAATCCAGTTGTCTGACTTACACAGGAGAGCAGTGGACCAGGCCTTGAAGAGTGAGAATGGACACCTGGACCTgttcctccgcttccttctgggtctctcactggagtccaatcagaatCTGTTACGAGGCCTTCTGACACAGACAGGAAGTACAACACAGACCAATGAGGAAACAGTTAAGAGAACAGTCAGGTACCTTTCAGACAACATCAAGGAGGAATCCTCACCAGAAAGGATCATCAACTTGTTCCACTGTTTGAATGAACTTGGTGCCAACTCTCTAGTTGAAGACATGCAGACCTCCCTGCGTTCAGGAACTCTTTCAGAAACAAGACTAAAACCTGACCAATGTTCAGCCCTGGCCTACCTGTTACTGATGTcagaggaggtgctggaggagCTTGACCTGAAGACATACAACACAACAAAGGAAGGTTATCAGAGGTTGCTGCCGGTAGTGAAAACCTGCAAGAGAGCACTGTAA